The Streptomyces sp. NBC_01775 genome includes a region encoding these proteins:
- a CDS encoding cystathionine beta-synthase produces the protein MQYHESMIELVGNTPLLKLNSVTDGIQATVLAKVEYFNPGGSVKDRIALRMIEAAEESGELRPGGVIVEPTSGNTGVGLAIVAQQKGYRCLFVCPDKVSMDKINVLRAYGAEVVVCPTAVDPDHPDSYYNVSDRLVRETPGAWKPDQYSNPNNPRSHYETTGPELWEQTGGRLTHFVAGIGTGGTISGTGRYLKEVSGGSVQVVGADPEGSVYSGGAGRPYLVEGVGEDFWPDAYDRTVTDEIVAVSDKDSFQMTRRLAKEEGLLVGGSCGMAVVGALEVAKRLGPDDVVVVLLPDSGRGYLSKIFNDEWMNDYGFLEESGSAGSRVGDVLRFKEGPMPSLVHMHPEERVGEAIDVLREYGVSQMPVVKRGAGHPDVMAAEVIGSVVERELLDALFAQRASLGDALDKHMSAPLPHVGSGETVADLMAVLEGADAAIVLDEGKPSGVVSRQDLLAFLANEVR, from the coding sequence GTGCAGTATCACGAGTCGATGATCGAGCTTGTCGGCAACACCCCGCTGCTCAAGCTGAACAGTGTCACGGACGGCATCCAGGCCACCGTCCTTGCCAAGGTCGAGTACTTCAACCCCGGCGGTTCGGTGAAGGACCGGATCGCCCTGCGGATGATCGAGGCCGCCGAGGAGTCCGGCGAGCTGCGCCCTGGCGGTGTGATCGTGGAACCCACGTCCGGGAACACCGGTGTCGGCCTGGCCATCGTGGCGCAGCAGAAGGGCTACCGCTGCCTCTTCGTCTGCCCCGACAAGGTCTCCATGGACAAGATCAATGTGCTGCGCGCCTACGGCGCCGAGGTCGTGGTGTGCCCGACAGCCGTCGATCCCGACCATCCCGACTCTTACTACAACGTTTCCGACAGGCTGGTGCGCGAAACGCCGGGCGCCTGGAAGCCGGACCAGTACAGCAATCCCAACAACCCCCGCTCCCACTACGAGACGACCGGCCCCGAGCTGTGGGAGCAGACGGGCGGTCGCCTCACGCACTTCGTGGCGGGCATCGGCACCGGCGGCACCATCAGCGGCACGGGCCGCTATCTGAAGGAGGTCAGCGGCGGCTCCGTACAGGTCGTCGGCGCCGACCCGGAAGGCTCCGTCTACTCCGGCGGTGCGGGACGCCCCTACCTGGTGGAGGGCGTCGGTGAGGACTTCTGGCCCGACGCCTACGACCGCACCGTCACCGACGAGATCGTGGCCGTCTCCGACAAGGACTCCTTCCAGATGACGCGGCGGCTGGCCAAGGAGGAGGGCCTGCTGGTCGGCGGCTCGTGCGGAATGGCCGTCGTGGGCGCTCTGGAGGTGGCCAAGCGGCTCGGCCCCGACGACGTGGTGGTCGTCCTGCTGCCCGACAGCGGGCGCGGCTACCTCAGCAAGATCTTCAACGACGAGTGGATGAACGACTACGGCTTCCTGGAGGAGAGCGGCAGCGCCGGCTCCCGCGTGGGCGACGTGCTGCGCTTCAAGGAGGGCCCGATGCCCTCGCTGGTCCACATGCACCCGGAGGAGAGGGTCGGCGAGGCCATCGACGTGCTGCGCGAATACGGCGTCTCGCAGATGCCCGTCGTCAAGCGGGGGGCCGGGCACCCGGATGTGATGGCGGCCGAGGTCATCGGCTCCGTCGTCGAGCGGGAGCTGCTGGACGCGCTGTTCGCGCAGCGTGCCTCGCTGGGCGACGCGCTGGACAAGCACATGAGCGCGCCGCTGCCGCACGTCGGCTCGGGGGAGACCGTCGCCGATCTGATGGCGGTGCTGGAGGGCGCCGACGCGGCGATCGTGCTGGACGAGGGCAAGCCCTCGGGGGTGGTCAGCAGGCAGGACCTGCTGGCGTTCCTGGCGAACGAGGTTCGCTAG
- a CDS encoding Gfo/Idh/MocA family protein, which translates to MTDTSIPSAAPTGSSAHTRDLRLGVIGLGQRAYLAQEAHHPGEGSAVVAAADTAPGMAGRAREWFGDDVRGYAGHREMLAAEELDAVFVITPDHTHEDLAVELLEAGVAVFAEKPLAITTEGCDRVLEAARAGGARLYVGHNMRHMPVVRTMRDLIRRGEIGEVKAVWCRHFVGHGGDFYFKDWHADRRNTTSLLLQKGAHDLDVIHWLAGAYTERVTALGGLTVYGEIADRSGQAPGAVMPDWYDEDNWPPLSNTGLNPVVDVEDLSMMVMRLEGGVHASYQQCHYTPDYWRNYTVIGTEGRLENFGDQGETAEVRVWKRRGDYRADADSVVPVPSPGEGGHGGADPMLVAEFLRFVRSGGVTDTSPVAAREAVAAGVAATESLRADGRPVTVSRVDPGLAAWFAAGQP; encoded by the coding sequence ATGACTGACACCTCCATCCCCTCCGCGGCGCCGACGGGCAGCAGTGCGCACACCCGCGACCTGCGCCTGGGCGTCATCGGGCTCGGCCAGCGCGCCTACCTCGCGCAGGAGGCCCACCACCCGGGCGAGGGCTCGGCGGTGGTGGCCGCCGCCGACACCGCGCCGGGCATGGCCGGGCGGGCCCGCGAGTGGTTCGGGGACGACGTCCGCGGCTACGCCGGCCACCGGGAGATGCTGGCCGCCGAGGAGCTGGACGCGGTCTTCGTCATCACCCCCGACCACACGCACGAGGACCTCGCCGTCGAGCTGCTGGAGGCGGGCGTCGCCGTCTTCGCCGAGAAGCCGCTCGCCATCACCACCGAGGGCTGCGACCGTGTCCTGGAGGCCGCGCGCGCGGGCGGCGCCCGGCTGTACGTGGGCCACAACATGCGCCACATGCCGGTGGTGCGCACCATGCGCGACCTGATCCGGCGCGGCGAGATCGGCGAGGTCAAGGCCGTGTGGTGCCGCCACTTCGTCGGCCACGGCGGTGACTTCTACTTCAAGGACTGGCACGCCGACCGCCGCAACACCACCAGCCTGCTCCTCCAGAAGGGTGCCCACGACCTGGACGTCATCCACTGGCTCGCGGGCGCGTACACCGAGCGTGTCACCGCGCTCGGCGGGCTCACGGTCTACGGCGAGATCGCCGACCGCTCGGGCCAGGCCCCCGGCGCGGTGATGCCCGACTGGTACGACGAGGACAACTGGCCGCCGCTGTCGAACACCGGCCTCAACCCGGTCGTCGACGTCGAGGACCTGTCGATGATGGTCATGCGGCTGGAGGGCGGCGTGCACGCCAGCTACCAGCAGTGCCACTACACGCCGGACTACTGGCGCAACTACACGGTCATCGGCACCGAGGGCCGCCTGGAGAACTTCGGTGACCAGGGGGAGACCGCGGAGGTGCGGGTGTGGAAGCGGCGCGGCGACTACCGCGCCGACGCGGATTCCGTCGTCCCTGTGCCGTCGCCCGGTGAGGGCGGACACGGGGGCGCCGACCCGATGCTGGTGGCCGAGTTCCTGCGCTTTGTCCGCTCCGGCGGCGTGACCGACACCAGCCCGGTCGCGGCCCGGGAAGCCGTGGCGGCGGGGGTCGCCGCGACCGAGTCGCTGCGCGCGGACGGCCGCCCGGTCACGGTCTCCCGGGTCGACCCCGGCCTGGCCGCCTGGTTCGCCGCCGGTCAGCCTTGA
- a CDS encoding MurR/RpiR family transcriptional regulator codes for MGASGRLLQLFEGHRLTPTQRRIAHCMVRRAADAPFLSSVELAELAGVSQPSVTRFAVALGFDGYPALRRHLRENTPPEGAEGGDGAESEGGNEYQQAVYAEIENLRRTAALLSDPAPVERAGALLAASRPLPVLGLRAAAAQAGGFAYFAAKVHPDVRLLTEGGSMLVDRLDGCVRAGAGTLLCFALPRHPRETVEALAHAREAGLSVVTVADGAFAPVAHPDDLLLPAPVGTGLSFDTACAPMLLGRMLLEAMCDGLPDAQARLEDFDTRAGERGLFAE; via the coding sequence ATGGGTGCGAGCGGGCGGCTGCTTCAGCTTTTCGAGGGGCACCGGCTGACGCCGACGCAGCGCCGCATCGCGCACTGCATGGTGCGCCGCGCCGCCGACGCCCCGTTTCTCTCCAGCGTCGAGCTGGCCGAACTCGCGGGGGTGAGCCAGCCGTCGGTCACCCGGTTCGCCGTCGCGCTCGGCTTCGACGGCTACCCCGCGCTGCGCCGCCATCTGCGCGAGAACACGCCGCCGGAGGGCGCCGAGGGCGGGGACGGTGCCGAGAGCGAGGGCGGCAACGAGTACCAGCAGGCCGTGTACGCCGAGATCGAGAACCTGCGTCGGACCGCCGCGCTGCTGAGCGACCCCGCGCCGGTCGAGCGGGCCGGCGCGCTGCTGGCGGCCTCGCGCCCGCTGCCGGTGCTCGGGCTGCGGGCAGCCGCCGCGCAGGCGGGCGGCTTCGCGTACTTCGCCGCCAAGGTCCACCCCGACGTCCGGCTGCTGACCGAGGGCGGCTCCATGCTCGTCGACCGGCTCGACGGCTGCGTACGGGCCGGGGCCGGCACACTGCTGTGCTTCGCGCTGCCCCGCCACCCCCGCGAGACCGTCGAGGCCCTCGCGCACGCGCGGGAGGCGGGGCTGTCGGTCGTCACGGTCGCGGACGGCGCGTTCGCGCCGGTCGCGCACCCGGACGACCTCTTGTTGCCCGCCCCTGTCGGCACCGGCCTCTCCTTCGACACCGCCTGCGCGCCCATGCTCCTGGGCCGGATGCTTCTGGAGGCCATGTGCGACGGCTTGCCCGACGCGCAGGCCCGGCTGGAGGACTTCGACACGCGCGCCGGGGAGCGCGGGCTCTTCGCCGAGTGA
- a CDS encoding GNAT family N-acetyltransferase translates to MIPDLVRTWVAGWSVSRNTPRPVEHPWGHYIEVGRPELVGRHVLPHASQAMVREAAASVTVPYTWLLLPAEPDEAEGWLPAGWSVDREETGHLMTLDLRTTRPVAPDGYTATVATRDGVTHVRVWDAAGESAAQGQMALLGRDTVVDRVITDERHRRRGLGSFVMRALGDLAVAEGAALGVLGATDQGRALYETLGWKAHTSLAECVYRPGECACHS, encoded by the coding sequence GTGATTCCGGATCTCGTCAGAACCTGGGTGGCGGGCTGGTCCGTGTCCCGGAACACGCCCCGGCCCGTCGAGCACCCGTGGGGCCACTACATCGAGGTGGGCAGGCCGGAGCTGGTGGGACGGCATGTGCTGCCGCACGCCTCGCAGGCCATGGTGCGCGAGGCCGCCGCCTCGGTGACCGTGCCGTACACCTGGCTGCTGCTGCCCGCCGAACCGGACGAGGCCGAGGGCTGGCTCCCCGCCGGCTGGTCGGTCGACCGGGAGGAGACCGGCCACCTCATGACCCTCGATCTGCGGACCACCCGCCCGGTGGCGCCCGACGGCTACACCGCGACGGTCGCGACCCGTGACGGCGTCACCCACGTGCGGGTGTGGGACGCGGCGGGCGAGAGCGCGGCGCAGGGGCAGATGGCCCTGCTGGGCCGGGACACCGTCGTCGACCGCGTCATCACCGACGAGCGGCACCGCCGCCGGGGCCTGGGGAGTTTCGTGATGCGCGCCCTCGGCGATCTCGCGGTCGCCGAAGGTGCGGCCCTCGGTGTGCTGGGCGCCACCGACCAGGGCCGGGCGCTCTACGAGACCCTGGGCTGGAAGGCGCACACCTCGCTGGCGGAGTGCGTCTACCGCCCGGGGGAGTGTGCCTGCCACTCCTGA
- a CDS encoding TIGR03086 family metal-binding protein, which produces MYRGDGDGDGGIRAQDGAHRTTGACARDTTGGRAHDTTGGRAPTRTAEAEAEAEAAELLRRAVGYALGAAQSVTPALLGRPTPCAAWNLGRLMAHVDDSLAALHEGITDGVVALRPREGPHRRDSAPGVEAAADAGAETGTEADPAALFRRRAARLLGAWAAAGSGHRLIAVADSPLTAVALGLTGAVELAVHGWDITRATGEHDRPLPAALAADLLPVAHQLVPYEGARPPLFAPEVPLPPGAPPDARLLAFLGRVPTR; this is translated from the coding sequence GTGTACCGCGGCGACGGCGACGGCGACGGCGGAATCCGCGCCCAGGACGGTGCGCACCGCACCACGGGGGCTTGCGCGCGTGACACCACCGGGGGCCGCGCGCACGACACCACGGGGGGCCGCGCGCCCACGCGCACGGCCGAGGCCGAGGCCGAGGCCGAGGCCGCCGAACTGTTGCGGCGGGCGGTCGGCTACGCGCTGGGCGCGGCCCAGTCCGTCACCCCGGCCCTGCTCGGCCGTCCCACCCCGTGCGCGGCGTGGAACCTGGGCCGCCTGATGGCCCACGTCGACGACTCCCTCGCGGCGCTGCACGAGGGCATCACGGACGGAGTCGTCGCCCTCCGGCCGAGGGAAGGGCCACACCGGCGGGACAGCGCTCCGGGCGTGGAGGCCGCAGCGGACGCCGGAGCGGAGACCGGCACAGAGGCCGATCCCGCCGCCCTCTTCCGGCGTCGGGCCGCCCGGCTGCTGGGGGCCTGGGCGGCGGCCGGGTCCGGCCACCGGCTGATCGCCGTCGCCGACTCCCCGCTGACGGCGGTCGCCCTCGGGCTGACCGGCGCGGTGGAGCTGGCCGTACACGGCTGGGACATCACGCGGGCCACGGGAGAGCACGACCGGCCCCTTCCGGCGGCGCTGGCCGCCGACCTGCTCCCGGTCGCGCACCAGCTGGTCCCGTACGAGGGGGCACGTCCCCCGCTGTTCGCGCCCGAGGTCCCCCTCCCGCCGGGGGCGCCGCCGGACGCCCGGCTGCTCGCGTTTCTGGGGCGCGTTCCCACGCGGTGA
- a CDS encoding VOC family protein — translation MAEKKRPRVGGIVLGSTDPARLWEWYRAAFAPQSEKTEETGAGDPTLGLELGGTYLIFESRDDVGRKSVEPGRLLVNFEVENIRGLEKHLTTDLNARWVREIENVDENVLLGTLEDPDGNYVQIIEMTGDGAGTGE, via the coding sequence ATGGCAGAGAAGAAGCGTCCGCGAGTGGGAGGCATCGTGTTGGGCAGCACGGATCCGGCGAGGCTGTGGGAGTGGTATCGCGCCGCTTTCGCGCCGCAATCCGAGAAGACGGAAGAGACCGGGGCCGGGGACCCGACGCTGGGCCTGGAACTCGGCGGCACCTATCTGATCTTCGAGAGCCGCGACGACGTGGGCCGCAAGTCGGTCGAGCCGGGCCGCCTGCTGGTGAACTTCGAGGTCGAGAACATCCGGGGCCTGGAGAAGCACCTGACGACCGACCTCAACGCCCGCTGGGTGCGCGAGATCGAGAACGTCGACGAGAACGTCCTGCTGGGCACCCTGGAGGACCCGGACGGCAACTACGTCCAGATCATCGAGATGACCGGCGACGGCGCGGGCACGGGCGAGTAG